From Streptomyces sp. NBC_01754, a single genomic window includes:
- a CDS encoding peptidoglycan D,D-transpeptidase FtsI family protein, with protein sequence MPSKEPPRRRVPGPARPRNADGGSGRPRSAGRPGARSPRPSSRPPEGARRGGARPSIRLGNPRPRLRLVSLCLTLVMLAFVVRLLQVQAVDASAYTAKAEVNRYHKYTIAAERGEITDRSGIALATSVDAHDITADPKLFTPEESKVPDAPQQAAALLAPILGMEVEVLEKRLSAPGSRYTVLARRQTPQVWRQIKDLKSAFAEKASADRARGGPGANVLAGVLQESTTRRVYPNGDLAAGILGFVNAEGKGGGGLEAQLNGQLEGEDGTIRYAQAGGRPVPTAGSKEIPAVAGTDVELTIDRDIQWAAQRAIADQVEESEADRGYVIVQNTKTGEVLAMANAPGYDPNDLSQVDATTLGNPALQDVYEPGSTSKVMSMAAVLEEGAATPATHVTVPNRLHRGDRQFQDDVDHPTWYLTLNGVLAKSSNIGTILATGQLGKTQDEANKVLYSYLRKFGLGSTTGLGYPGESPGILAAPGDWSTSQQYTIPFGQGLSLNAMQAASVYQTIANGGVRIEPSLVRGTKGADGRYTAAEKPKKTRVVSEKTAKTLSQMLESVVDDQEGTGTKAHIEAYRVAGKTGTANRVDPVRGVYKGYTASFAGFAPADDPQVTVYCAIQNPTRGSYFGGQICGPIYKKVMEFALKTLQTPPSGSEPARLPVSFKPGE encoded by the coding sequence GTGCCGTCCAAGGAACCGCCGCGCCGTCGTGTACCCGGCCCGGCGCGCCCCCGTAACGCGGACGGCGGCTCCGGGCGCCCCCGGTCCGCCGGACGCCCCGGCGCCCGGAGCCCCCGCCCGTCGTCCCGGCCGCCTGAAGGGGCGCGGCGCGGCGGAGCCCGGCCGTCCATCCGGCTGGGCAACCCGCGCCCCCGGCTCCGCCTGGTCAGCCTCTGCCTGACGCTCGTCATGCTGGCGTTCGTCGTCCGCCTCCTCCAGGTGCAGGCGGTCGACGCCAGCGCGTACACGGCCAAGGCCGAGGTGAACCGCTACCACAAGTACACGATCGCCGCCGAGCGCGGGGAGATCACCGACCGCAGCGGTATCGCCCTGGCCACCAGCGTCGACGCGCACGACATCACGGCCGACCCGAAGCTGTTCACCCCCGAGGAGAGCAAGGTCCCCGACGCGCCGCAGCAGGCGGCGGCCCTGCTCGCCCCGATCCTCGGCATGGAGGTGGAGGTGCTGGAGAAGAGGCTCTCCGCGCCCGGGAGCCGCTACACCGTCCTGGCGCGGCGTCAGACCCCGCAGGTGTGGAGGCAGATCAAGGACCTCAAGTCCGCCTTCGCCGAGAAGGCCTCCGCGGACAGGGCGCGTGGCGGGCCGGGGGCCAACGTGCTGGCCGGCGTGCTCCAGGAGTCCACCACCAGGCGCGTCTACCCCAACGGCGACCTCGCCGCCGGGATACTGGGCTTCGTCAACGCCGAGGGCAAGGGCGGCGGCGGCCTGGAGGCGCAGCTGAACGGACAGCTGGAGGGTGAGGACGGCACGATCAGGTACGCCCAGGCCGGCGGCCGGCCGGTCCCGACCGCGGGCTCCAAGGAGATCCCGGCCGTCGCGGGCACCGATGTCGAGCTGACCATCGACCGCGACATCCAGTGGGCGGCCCAGCGGGCCATCGCCGACCAGGTGGAGGAGTCCGAGGCGGACCGCGGATACGTGATCGTCCAGAACACGAAGACCGGCGAGGTGCTGGCCATGGCCAACGCCCCGGGGTACGACCCGAACGACCTCTCCCAGGTCGACGCGACCACCCTGGGCAACCCGGCGCTCCAGGACGTCTACGAGCCCGGCTCCACCAGCAAGGTCATGTCCATGGCCGCGGTCCTGGAGGAGGGGGCCGCCACCCCCGCCACCCACGTCACCGTCCCCAACCGGCTGCACCGGGGCGACCGGCAGTTCCAGGACGACGTCGACCACCCCACCTGGTACCTCACGCTCAACGGCGTACTCGCCAAATCGAGCAACATCGGCACCATCCTGGCCACCGGCCAGCTCGGCAAGACCCAGGACGAGGCCAACAAGGTGCTCTACTCCTACCTGCGCAAATTCGGCCTGGGCAGCACCACCGGGCTCGGCTACCCGGGGGAGTCGCCCGGTATCCTCGCCGCGCCCGGTGACTGGTCGACCTCTCAGCAGTACACGATCCCGTTCGGCCAGGGCCTCTCCCTCAACGCCATGCAGGCGGCCTCCGTCTACCAGACCATCGCCAACGGCGGGGTCCGGATCGAGCCGAGCCTCGTGCGCGGCACCAAGGGCGCCGACGGCCGGTACACGGCGGCCGAGAAGCCCAAGAAGACCCGGGTGGTCAGCGAGAAGACCGCCAAGACCCTGTCGCAGATGCTGGAGTCCGTGGTGGACGACCAGGAGGGCACCGGAACCAAGGCCCACATCGAGGCCTACCGGGTCGCGGGCAAGACGGGCACGGCCAACCGCGTCGACCCCGTGCGCGGCGTCTACAAGGGCTACACCGCGTCCTTCGCCGGCTTCGCCCCCGCCGACGACCCGCAGGTCACCGTGTACTGCGCGATCCAGAACCCCACCCGGGGCAGCTACTTCGGCGGCCAGATCTGCGGCCCGATCTACAAGAAGGTCATGGAGTTCGCCCTGAAGACCCTCCAGACCCCGCCGTCCGGCAGCGAGCCCGCGCGGCTGCCGGTCTCCTTCAAGCCCGGCGAGTGA
- the rsmH gene encoding 16S rRNA (cytosine(1402)-N(4))-methyltransferase RsmH has translation MSQTRHVPVMLQRCLDLLAPALEATGPRPPVVVDCTLGLGGHSEALLSAFPGVRLVALDRDKEALRLSGERLAPYGDRVTLVHAVYDELPEVLDRLGIPKVRGVLFDLGVSSMQLDEADRGFAYAQDAPLDMRMDQTAGIGAAEVLNTYPPGELVRILRAYGEEKQARRIVSAVVREREKEPFTNSARLVELIRDSLPQAAKRTGGNPAKRTFQALRIEVNGELTVLERAIPAAVQSLAVGGRIAVLSYHSLEDRLVKQVFAGGAANTAPPGLPVVPERYQPRLKLLTRGAELPTEEEVAENRRAAPARLRGAERIREDER, from the coding sequence TTGAGCCAGACCCGACATGTCCCGGTGATGCTCCAGCGGTGCCTGGACCTGTTGGCCCCGGCTCTGGAGGCGACGGGACCGCGGCCCCCGGTCGTCGTGGACTGCACCCTCGGACTCGGCGGACACAGCGAGGCCCTGCTCTCCGCCTTCCCCGGGGTCCGGCTGGTCGCGCTGGACCGCGACAAGGAGGCGCTGCGGCTCTCCGGCGAGCGCCTCGCCCCGTACGGTGACCGGGTCACCCTGGTCCACGCCGTCTACGACGAGCTGCCCGAGGTGCTCGACCGGCTCGGGATCCCCAAGGTGCGGGGCGTCCTCTTCGACCTCGGGGTCTCCTCCATGCAGCTGGACGAGGCCGACCGCGGCTTCGCGTACGCCCAGGACGCCCCGCTGGACATGCGGATGGACCAGACGGCCGGCATCGGCGCGGCCGAGGTGCTCAACACCTACCCGCCGGGCGAGCTCGTGCGGATCCTGCGCGCCTACGGCGAGGAGAAGCAGGCCAGGCGCATCGTCTCCGCCGTCGTCCGCGAGCGGGAGAAGGAGCCCTTCACCAACAGCGCCCGCCTCGTCGAGCTCATCAGGGACTCCCTGCCGCAGGCCGCCAAGCGCACCGGAGGCAATCCGGCCAAGCGCACCTTCCAGGCCCTGCGGATCGAGGTCAACGGTGAACTCACCGTCCTGGAGCGCGCGATCCCGGCCGCGGTGCAGAGCCTCGCCGTGGGCGGCCGGATCGCCGTGCTCTCGTACCACTCGCTGGAGGACCGGCTGGTCAAGCAGGTCTTCGCGGGCGGCGCGGCCAACACCGCCCCGCCCGGACTGCCCGTCGTGCCCGAGCGCTACCAGCCCCGGCTGAAACTGCTGACCCGCGGTGCCGAACTCCCCACCGAGGAGGAGGTGGCCGAGAACCGGCGGGCCGCCCCCGCCCGGCTGCGCGGCGCCGAGCGGATCCGCGAGGACGAACGATGA
- the ftsW gene encoding putative lipid II flippase FtsW, with amino-acid sequence MALRSRPATGPRRPSAARGGSRAPGPSPRPPRGAALRRTYERVRRTWDRPLTAYYVILGAGLLLTVLGLVMVYSASMIKALQLSRPSTYFFRKQFLAAVIGAGLMLLAAKMPVKLHRALAYPLLVVTVFLMVLVQVPGVGMSVNGNQNWIYIGGPFQLQPSEFGKLALILWGADLIARKQEKRLLTQWKHMLVPLVPGAFMLLGLIMLGGDMGTAIILTAILFGLLWLAGAPTRLFAGVLVLAGALAFLFIKTSPNRMSRLACMGASEPTPEGGCWQAVHGIYALASGGWFGYGLGASVEKWGQLPEPHTDFIFAITGEELGLAGTLSVLALFAALGYAGIRVAGRTEDPFVRYAAGGVTTWIMVQAMINIGAVLGLLPIAGVPLPLFSYGGSALLPTMFAVGLMIAFARQDPAAKAALAVRRPGVRWKTMRRRIKKRPSGER; translated from the coding sequence ATGGCGCTGCGGAGCCGCCCCGCCACCGGCCCACGGCGGCCCTCCGCCGCCCGCGGCGGATCCCGGGCCCCGGGGCCCTCGCCCCGGCCGCCCCGCGGGGCGGCCCTCCGGCGTACGTACGAGCGGGTCCGCCGTACCTGGGACCGTCCGCTGACCGCGTACTACGTGATCCTCGGCGCCGGTCTGCTGCTCACCGTGCTCGGGCTCGTGATGGTCTACTCGGCCTCCATGATCAAGGCGCTGCAACTCTCCAGACCCAGCACCTATTTCTTCCGCAAGCAGTTCCTCGCCGCCGTGATCGGTGCAGGACTGATGCTGCTGGCCGCGAAGATGCCGGTGAAGCTGCACCGTGCCCTGGCCTATCCGCTGCTGGTGGTCACCGTCTTCCTGATGGTCCTGGTCCAGGTGCCGGGGGTGGGGATGTCGGTCAACGGCAACCAGAACTGGATCTACATCGGCGGCCCCTTCCAGCTCCAGCCCAGTGAGTTCGGCAAGCTGGCCCTCATCCTCTGGGGGGCCGACCTGATCGCCCGCAAACAGGAGAAGCGGCTGCTGACGCAGTGGAAGCACATGCTCGTCCCGCTGGTCCCGGGCGCCTTCATGCTGCTCGGACTCATCATGCTCGGTGGTGACATGGGCACCGCGATCATCCTCACCGCGATCCTGTTCGGACTGCTCTGGCTGGCCGGCGCCCCCACCCGGCTCTTCGCCGGGGTCCTCGTTCTCGCCGGCGCCCTCGCCTTCCTGTTCATCAAGACCAGCCCCAACCGGATGTCCCGGCTCGCCTGCATGGGCGCCAGTGAACCCACGCCCGAAGGCGGCTGCTGGCAGGCCGTCCACGGGATCTACGCACTGGCGTCCGGCGGATGGTTCGGTTACGGACTGGGTGCGAGTGTGGAAAAATGGGGTCAACTGCCCGAACCGCACACCGACTTCATCTTCGCCATCACCGGGGAGGAACTGGGCCTGGCGGGGACGCTGTCGGTACTCGCCCTGTTCGCGGCTCTAGGCTATGCGGGTATCCGCGTGGCCGGACGCACGGAGGACCCCTTCGTGAGGTACGCAGCGGGAGGTGTGACCACGTGGATCATGGTTCAAGCCATGATCAACATCGGTGCGGTGCTCGGTCTGCTGCCGATCGCCGGGGTTCCGCTTCCGCTGTTCTCCTACGGGGGTTCCGCCCTGCTGCCGACCATGTTCGCCGTCGGACTCATGATCGCGTTCGCGCGACAGGATCCTGCGGCGAAAGCGGCCCTGGCCGTGCGGAGGCCCGGGGTCAGATGGAAGACGATGAGACGGCGCATCAAGAAGCGTCCGTCCGGAGAGCGGTGA
- a CDS encoding FtsB family cell division protein, whose amino-acid sequence MTGTAGQQTNGRVGRLARLMPSGPSTAARAPFVLLVVLLLAGGLISLLVLNSALNEGSFELSRLERRTTELTDEQQALQRDVDSYSEPDALERRARQLGMVPGGSPAFLEKDGTVRGAPTQATAEPSPVPTTPAAGASPSDGASASPADPSAPASPIGPATASPTGTAPAAAPTTPTPSAPTSPGR is encoded by the coding sequence GTGACCGGGACGGCCGGGCAGCAGACGAACGGGCGGGTCGGACGGCTCGCGCGGCTGATGCCGTCGGGGCCGAGCACCGCGGCCCGTGCCCCCTTCGTCCTGCTGGTCGTACTGCTCCTCGCCGGTGGCCTGATCTCGCTGCTGGTGCTGAACTCCGCCCTCAACGAGGGCTCCTTCGAACTGAGCCGGCTGGAACGCCGGACGACCGAGCTCACCGACGAGCAGCAGGCCCTGCAGCGCGACGTCGACAGCTACTCCGAGCCGGACGCCCTGGAACGCCGCGCCCGGCAGCTCGGCATGGTGCCCGGCGGCAGCCCCGCCTTCCTGGAGAAGGACGGCACCGTACGCGGAGCGCCCACGCAGGCCACCGCCGAACCGTCCCCGGTGCCCACCACGCCCGCGGCGGGTGCGAGCCCCTCGGACGGAGCGTCCGCGAGCCCCGCCGACCCGTCCGCACCGGCCTCGCCCATCGGTCCGGCGACCGCCTCGCCCACCGGTACGGCCCCGGCCGCCGCCCCCACGACCCCCACTCCATCGGCCCCGACCAGCCCCGGCAGGTGA
- a CDS encoding UDP-N-acetylmuramoyl-tripeptide--D-alanyl-D-alanine ligase, with protein sequence MIALSLAEIADIVGGQPHDMPDRSLTVTGPVVIDSREVRRGSLFAAFAGERVDGHDYARAAVEAGAVAVLAVRPVGVPAIVVDDVVSALGALARAVVARLGTAVVALTGSAGKTSTKDLIAQLLAHRAPTVWTPGSLNNEIGLPVTALSATAETRHLVLEMGARGVGHIRYLTELTPPSIGLVLNVGSAHIGEFGSREAIAEAKGELVEALPGDGVAVLNADDPLVRAMAARTSARVVFFGEAPDADVRGENVRLTDDGRPAFALHTPTGCSDVTLRLYGEHHVSNALAAAAVAHELGMSVTEIAEALSVAGTLSRWRMEVTERPDGVTIVNDAYNANPESMKAALRALAAMGRAARANGGRTWAVLGQMAELGDASLAEHDAVGRLAVRLNVSKLVAVGGREASWLQLGAYNEGSWGEESVHVSDAQAAVDLLRSELRPGDVVLVKASRSVGLEKVALALLENATEGEVAVR encoded by the coding sequence GTGATCGCCCTTTCCCTCGCCGAGATCGCCGACATCGTCGGTGGTCAGCCGCACGACATGCCGGACCGGTCCCTCACCGTCACCGGCCCCGTCGTCATCGACTCCCGGGAGGTGCGGCGGGGATCCCTGTTCGCGGCGTTCGCGGGCGAGCGCGTCGACGGCCACGACTACGCGCGCGCCGCCGTCGAGGCGGGCGCCGTGGCCGTACTCGCCGTCCGTCCCGTCGGCGTCCCGGCGATCGTCGTCGACGACGTCGTGTCCGCGCTCGGCGCCCTCGCCCGCGCCGTCGTCGCGCGTCTGGGCACCGCCGTCGTCGCGCTCACCGGCTCGGCGGGCAAGACCTCCACCAAGGACCTGATCGCCCAGCTCCTGGCGCACAGGGCGCCCACGGTCTGGACCCCCGGCTCGCTGAACAACGAGATCGGCCTGCCGGTCACCGCGCTGAGCGCCACCGCCGAGACCCGCCACCTGGTCCTGGAGATGGGTGCCCGGGGCGTGGGACACATCCGCTACCTGACCGAACTGACCCCGCCGTCGATCGGCCTGGTGCTCAACGTCGGGTCCGCCCACATCGGCGAGTTCGGCAGCCGCGAGGCGATCGCCGAGGCCAAGGGGGAGCTCGTGGAGGCGCTTCCCGGGGACGGCGTGGCCGTGCTCAACGCCGACGACCCGCTCGTGCGTGCCATGGCCGCCCGCACGAGCGCCCGGGTCGTCTTCTTCGGGGAGGCCCCGGATGCGGACGTACGGGGAGAGAACGTCCGGCTCACGGACGACGGACGCCCCGCGTTCGCGCTTCACACACCCACCGGGTGCAGCGACGTGACCTTGCGCCTGTACGGTGAGCACCACGTGTCGAACGCGCTCGCCGCGGCCGCCGTCGCCCATGAGTTGGGCATGTCCGTGACTGAGATCGCCGAGGCGCTCTCCGTGGCGGGCACCCTCTCCCGCTGGCGCATGGAGGTCACCGAGCGACCGGACGGTGTGACGATCGTCAATGACGCCTACAACGCGAACCCCGAATCCATGAAAGCCGCACTCCGTGCGCTGGCCGCCATGGGCAGAGCCGCACGGGCGAACGGGGGGCGCACGTGGGCGGTGCTCGGTCAGATGGCCGAGCTCGGTGACGCGTCACTCGCCGAGCACGACGCGGTCGGACGGCTCGCCGTCCGGCTCAACGTCAGCAAGCTCGTCGCTGTCGGGGGAAGAGAAGCCTCCTGGCTGCAACTGGGCGCATATAACGAGGGTTCGTGGGGTGAGGAGTCGGTGCACGTGTCCGACGCACAGGCGGCCGTCGACCTGTTGCGCAGTGAACTGCGCCCGGGAGACGTCGTGCTGGTGAAGGCGTCCCGGTCGGTCGGCCTGGAGAAGGTCGCCCTGGCGCTGCTGGAGAACGCGACCGAGGGCGAGGTCGCCGTCCGATGA
- the murD gene encoding UDP-N-acetylmuramoyl-L-alanine--D-glutamate ligase: MSTVDWQGKHVTVAGLGVSGIPAARALHERGALVTVVNDGDDERSRAQAAELEALGITVRLGDGDTLPPSTELVVTAPGWKPGKPLFRAAAEADVPVWGDVELAWRLRGPGAAPWLAVTGTNGKTTTVRMLASILEAAGLRTAAVGNIGVSLLDAVLGEQTYDVLAVELSSYQLHWAPSLRADSAAVLNLAPDHLDWHGSMDAYTADKGRIYEGNRVACVYNAQDTATEELVRAADVEEGCRAIGFTLGTPGPSQLGVVDGILVDRAFVADRQKQAQELALVGDVNPPAPHNIANALAAAALARAFGVEPAAVRDGLRAFRPDAHRIEHVADVASVMYIDDSKATNTHAAEASLAAYEPIVWIAGGLAKGATFDALVTGAAKRLRGVVLMGADRALIREALARHAPEVPVVDLDRTDTGAMSEAVREAARLARSGDTVLLAPACASMDMFVNYNKRGEAFADAVRELADERG, translated from the coding sequence GTGAGCACGGTGGACTGGCAGGGCAAGCACGTCACGGTCGCCGGTCTCGGCGTCAGCGGCATCCCCGCAGCCCGTGCCCTGCACGAGCGCGGGGCGCTGGTCACCGTCGTCAACGACGGCGACGACGAGCGTTCCCGCGCCCAGGCCGCCGAACTGGAGGCGCTCGGCATCACCGTGCGCCTCGGCGACGGCGACACCCTGCCCCCGTCCACCGAGCTCGTCGTCACGGCCCCCGGCTGGAAGCCCGGCAAACCGCTCTTCCGGGCGGCCGCCGAGGCGGACGTCCCCGTCTGGGGCGACGTCGAACTCGCCTGGCGCCTGCGGGGCCCCGGTGCCGCGCCGTGGCTCGCGGTCACCGGCACCAACGGCAAGACCACGACCGTGCGCATGCTCGCCTCGATCCTCGAAGCGGCGGGCCTGCGCACGGCCGCGGTCGGCAACATCGGGGTCTCCCTGCTGGACGCGGTGCTCGGCGAGCAGACCTACGACGTACTCGCCGTCGAGCTGTCCAGCTACCAGCTGCACTGGGCACCCTCGTTGCGCGCCGACTCCGCGGCCGTACTCAACCTGGCCCCGGACCACCTCGACTGGCACGGCTCCATGGACGCCTACACCGCCGACAAGGGCCGGATCTACGAGGGCAACCGCGTCGCCTGCGTCTACAACGCGCAGGACACCGCGACCGAGGAGCTGGTGCGCGCGGCCGACGTCGAGGAGGGATGCCGGGCGATCGGCTTCACACTCGGCACCCCCGGCCCCTCGCAGCTCGGTGTGGTCGACGGCATCCTCGTCGACCGGGCCTTCGTCGCGGACCGGCAGAAGCAGGCCCAGGAACTCGCCCTGGTCGGGGACGTGAACCCGCCCGCCCCCCACAACATCGCCAACGCCCTGGCCGCCGCCGCGCTCGCCCGCGCCTTCGGCGTGGAGCCCGCGGCCGTACGCGACGGGCTGCGGGCCTTCCGCCCCGACGCCCACCGTATCGAACACGTCGCGGACGTCGCCTCGGTGATGTACATCGACGACTCCAAGGCCACCAACACCCACGCGGCCGAGGCGTCGCTCGCCGCCTACGAACCGATCGTGTGGATCGCCGGGGGCCTCGCCAAGGGCGCCACCTTCGACGCACTCGTGACCGGAGCGGCGAAGCGGCTGCGGGGCGTCGTGCTGATGGGCGCCGACCGGGCGCTGATCCGCGAAGCACTGGCGCGACACGCCCCCGAGGTACCGGTCGTCGACCTGGACCGGACCGACACTGGGGCGATGTCCGAAGCGGTCCGGGAAGCCGCGCGGCTCGCCCGGAGCGGCGACACCGTACTGCTGGCACCGGCCTGTGCCTCGATGGACATGTTCGTCAACTACAACAAGCGGGGCGAGGCGTTCGCGGACGCGGTCCGCGAACTCGCCGACGAGCGCGGCTGA
- the mraY gene encoding phospho-N-acetylmuramoyl-pentapeptide-transferase yields MRQILFAGAIGLFLTLVGTPLLIKLLARKGYGQFIRDDGPRTHGSKKGTPTMGGIAFILATIIAYVLAKVITGEDMRFSGLLVLFLMAGMGLVGFLDDYIKIVKQRSLGLRAKAKMAGQLIVGIAFAVLSLQFADIHGNTPASTRLSFVEDFGWSIGPVLFCVWALFMILAMSNGVNLTDGLDGLATGASVMVFGAYTFIGLWQFQESCANAQTLTNPSACFEVRDPLDLAVVASALMGACFGFLWWNTSPAKIFMGDTGSLALGGALAGLAICSRTEFLMAILGGLFVMITMSVVIQVGSFKMTGKRVFRMAPLQHHFELKGWSEVLVVVRFWIIQGMCVIVGLGLFYAGWAAKK; encoded by the coding sequence ATGAGGCAGATCCTCTTCGCGGGAGCCATAGGGCTCTTCCTGACCCTGGTCGGCACTCCGCTGCTGATCAAGCTCCTGGCCCGAAAGGGCTACGGGCAGTTCATCCGGGACGACGGGCCGCGCACGCACGGCAGCAAGAAGGGCACGCCCACCATGGGCGGCATCGCCTTCATCCTGGCGACGATCATCGCGTACGTCCTGGCGAAGGTGATCACCGGCGAGGACATGCGTTTCTCGGGCCTCCTCGTCCTGTTCCTGATGGCCGGGATGGGGCTCGTCGGCTTCCTCGACGACTACATCAAGATCGTCAAGCAGCGTTCGCTCGGACTGCGCGCCAAGGCGAAGATGGCCGGCCAGCTGATCGTCGGCATCGCCTTCGCGGTGCTCTCGCTCCAGTTCGCGGACATCCACGGCAACACCCCGGCCTCCACCAGGCTCTCGTTCGTCGAGGACTTCGGATGGTCGATCGGCCCGGTGCTGTTCTGCGTCTGGGCGCTGTTCATGATCCTCGCCATGTCCAACGGTGTGAACCTCACGGACGGTCTGGACGGACTGGCCACCGGAGCCTCGGTGATGGTCTTCGGCGCCTACACCTTCATCGGGCTCTGGCAGTTCCAGGAGTCCTGCGCGAACGCGCAGACCCTGACCAACCCCAGCGCCTGCTTCGAGGTGCGCGATCCGCTCGACCTCGCGGTCGTCGCCTCCGCCCTCATGGGCGCCTGCTTCGGCTTCCTGTGGTGGAACACCTCGCCCGCGAAGATCTTCATGGGCGACACGGGTTCGCTCGCCCTCGGCGGCGCGCTCGCGGGTCTCGCGATCTGCTCCCGCACCGAGTTCCTGATGGCCATCCTCGGCGGCCTCTTCGTGATGATCACCATGTCGGTGGTCATCCAGGTCGGTTCCTTCAAGATGACCGGCAAGCGGGTCTTCCGCATGGCGCCGCTCCAGCACCACTTCGAACTCAAGGGGTGGTCCGAGGTCCTTGTCGTGGTCCGCTTCTGGATCATCCAGGGCATGTGCGTGATCGTCGGACTCGGCCTCTTCTACGCAGGATGGGCAGCCAAGAAGTGA
- a CDS encoding UDP-N-acetylmuramoyl-L-alanyl-D-glutamate--2,6-diaminopimelate ligase → MTTITPDPGNRNEKCRDPGPSLRERPPRPGTLTAVPHADQFQTTQKDAPVTYPGAPRPDRLRPTPLGELAARLGAAPQESGEVTGITHDSRAVRPGDVYAALPGARLHGADFAAQAASLGAAAVLTDPAGAERAAATGVPVLVTEDPRARMGELAAEIYGRPGADLLQIGITGTSGKTTTAYLVEGGLRGAGRSTGLIGTVEMRIGDDRIKSERTTPEATDLQALFAVMRERGVEAVAMEVSSHALVLGRVDGCVFDVAVFNNLSPEHMEFHSGMEDYFQAKAQLFTPRRSRLGVVNFDDEYGRRLIDEASVPVVTFSAEGHPDAHWRAADVEVGPRDSRFTVLGPQGERITARAPLPGPFNVANTLAAIVTLAAAGVDPQTAADGVAAVPGVPGRLERVDAGQRYLAVVDYAHKTDAVESVLRSLRKVTEGRVHIVLGCGGDRDTTKRGPMGAAAARLADTAVLTSDNPRSEDPLAILAAMLSGAAEVPVHERGDVLVDADRAAAVAAAVARAEPGDTVLVAGKGHEQGQDIHGVVRPFDDRQVLREAIERSLGGTDVPAGRAPTHENNSQG, encoded by the coding sequence GTGACCACCATCACCCCCGATCCCGGGAACCGGAACGAGAAGTGCCGCGACCCCGGCCCCTCGCTTCGCGAGAGGCCGCCCCGGCCCGGTACGCTCACCGCCGTGCCCCACGCTGATCAGTTCCAGACCACGCAGAAGGACGCGCCTGTGACCTACCCAGGAGCGCCCCGGCCGGACCGGCTCCGGCCGACTCCCCTCGGAGAGCTGGCGGCCCGGCTGGGCGCCGCACCGCAGGAGTCCGGTGAAGTCACCGGGATCACCCACGACTCCCGGGCCGTGCGCCCGGGGGACGTGTACGCGGCCCTGCCCGGCGCCCGCCTCCACGGCGCGGACTTCGCCGCCCAGGCCGCGAGCCTCGGGGCCGCAGCCGTCCTCACCGACCCGGCGGGCGCCGAACGCGCCGCCGCCACCGGCGTACCGGTGCTCGTCACCGAGGACCCGCGCGCCCGCATGGGCGAACTCGCCGCGGAGATCTACGGGCGGCCCGGCGCGGACCTCCTCCAGATCGGCATCACCGGGACGTCGGGCAAGACCACCACGGCGTACCTGGTCGAGGGCGGCCTGCGGGGAGCGGGACGCAGCACCGGCCTCATCGGAACCGTCGAGATGCGGATCGGCGACGATCGCATCAAGTCCGAGCGCACCACGCCCGAAGCCACCGACCTCCAGGCCCTGTTCGCCGTCATGCGGGAACGCGGCGTCGAGGCGGTGGCCATGGAGGTCTCCAGTCACGCCCTGGTGCTCGGCCGGGTCGACGGCTGCGTCTTCGACGTCGCCGTCTTCAACAACCTGAGCCCGGAGCACATGGAGTTCCACTCGGGCATGGAGGACTACTTCCAGGCCAAGGCCCAGCTGTTCACTCCCCGGCGCAGCCGGCTCGGCGTGGTCAACTTCGACGACGAGTACGGCCGCAGGCTCATCGACGAGGCGTCCGTCCCGGTCGTCACCTTCTCCGCGGAGGGCCACCCGGACGCCCACTGGCGTGCCGCGGACGTCGAAGTCGGCCCCCGGGACAGCCGTTTCACCGTCCTCGGCCCCCAGGGCGAGCGGATCACCGCCCGTGCCCCGCTGCCGGGCCCCTTCAACGTCGCCAACACGCTGGCCGCGATCGTCACGCTGGCCGCCGCGGGCGTCGACCCGCAGACCGCCGCCGACGGTGTCGCGGCCGTCCCCGGTGTGCCGGGACGGCTCGAACGCGTCGACGCGGGACAGCGGTACCTCGCGGTCGTCGACTACGCGCACAAGACCGACGCCGTCGAGTCGGTGCTCCGCTCGCTGCGCAAGGTCACCGAGGGCCGGGTGCACATCGTGCTCGGCTGCGGAGGCGACCGCGACACCACCAAGCGCGGGCCGATGGGCGCCGCCGCCGCGCGGCTCGCCGACACCGCCGTGCTGACCTCCGACAACCCCCGCTCCGAGGACCCCCTCGCGATCCTCGCCGCCATGCTCTCCGGCGCCGCCGAGGTGCCCGTCCACGAGCGCGGAGACGTCCTCGTCGACGCGGACCGCGCCGCGGCCGTCGCCGCGGCCGTCGCCCGGGCCGAGCCGGGCGACACCGTCCTGGTGGCCGGCAAGGGACACGAACAGGGCCAGGACATCCATGGCGTGGTACGCCCGTTCGACGACCGCCAGGTCCTGCGCGAGGCCATCGAGCGTTCCCTGGGAGGCACCGACGTGCCCGCCGGCCGCGCACCCACCCACGAGAACAACAGTCAGGGATGA